A genome region from Proteus vulgaris includes the following:
- the fliS gene encoding flagellar export chaperone FliS, producing the protein MYQQSASKMYAQIDVESEILNATPYQLIQILFNGALSALRRALILMEQGNIAGKGENISKAINIIGNGLKQGLDKEKGGELAENLELLYDYMVNQLLDANLKNNPEKIHEVIKLLTEISDAWQQIGTQINSY; encoded by the coding sequence ATGTATCAACAATCAGCCAGTAAAATGTATGCTCAAATCGACGTTGAAAGCGAGATTTTAAATGCCACGCCTTACCAGCTGATCCAGATCCTATTTAATGGGGCGCTTAGCGCCCTTCGCCGTGCATTAATCTTAATGGAGCAAGGAAATATCGCCGGTAAAGGCGAAAATATTTCTAAAGCCATTAATATTATTGGTAACGGATTAAAACAAGGTCTGGATAAAGAAAAAGGAGGCGAGCTTGCAGAGAATCTGGAGCTCCTTTATGACTATATGGTTAATCAGCTACTCGATGCTAACTTAAAAAATAATCCAGAAAAAATTCATGAAGTCATCAAGCTCTTAACTGAAATTTCTGATGCTTGGCAACAAATCGGCACACAGATTAATTCTTATTAA
- the fliT gene encoding flagellar protein FliT: MDIMAAYEHVLKSSEQMLTLAKDQQWDKLIEMEMDYLKSVESITKMVKPADGELRLQQCLTDMLKKILENENETRNLLRARLDELGILIRQTEQEQRVQNSYGQFTEHSYYPDLNLK; this comes from the coding sequence ATGGATATTATGGCGGCTTACGAGCATGTTTTAAAATCAAGTGAGCAAATGTTAACGCTTGCCAAAGATCAGCAATGGGATAAGCTGATAGAAATGGAAATGGATTATTTAAAAAGCGTAGAAAGTATCACTAAGATGGTAAAACCTGCTGACGGTGAGCTGAGACTACAGCAATGCCTCACAGATATGCTAAAGAAAATCTTAGAAAACGAAAATGAGACGCGAAATTTATTACGAGCTCGTTTAGATGAGCTTGGTATATTAATAAGACAGACTGAACAAGAGCAGAGGGTACAAAATAGCTATGGTCAGTTTACCGAACATAGTTATTATCCTGATCTCAATCTTAAATAA
- a CDS encoding GNAT family N-acetyltransferase, whose protein sequence is MNWILKSFSQLTTDELYAILALRNQVFICEQQCAYQDLDGLDQKTLHLFAKEKESQQLIAYARLLPQGIAFKEASIGRVIVAQNQRGSGIAHQLIKEAIATTCRHFNTHTIKIMAQAYLVSFYQSHGFVIDSETYLEDNIPHIDMVLVQSVQSMSV, encoded by the coding sequence ATGAATTGGATTTTAAAATCATTTTCACAACTCACCACCGATGAGCTCTACGCCATTTTAGCTTTAAGAAATCAGGTTTTTATTTGTGAACAGCAATGTGCTTATCAAGATCTTGATGGACTAGATCAAAAGACATTACATCTATTTGCGAAAGAGAAAGAGAGTCAGCAACTCATTGCTTATGCCCGCTTATTACCGCAAGGTATTGCATTTAAAGAAGCGTCAATAGGGCGGGTCATTGTTGCTCAAAATCAGCGAGGAAGTGGTATTGCACATCAGTTAATAAAAGAGGCAATTGCAACTACATGTCGCCATTTTAATACCCATACAATAAAAATAATGGCGCAGGCTTATTTAGTCTCATTTTATCAATCACACGGTTTTGTTATCGATTCGGAAACGTATCTTGAAGATAACATACCTCATATTGATATGGTGTTAGTGCAATCTGTACAATCTATGTCTGTGTAA